From a single Carassius carassius chromosome 8, fCarCar2.1, whole genome shotgun sequence genomic region:
- the LOC132145575 gene encoding zinc finger and BTB domain-containing protein 17-like isoform X1, with the protein MDVVSFRLPAHGDTALSNMNFLRTQQHFCDVTIVAGGRRMFRGHKVVLAACSAFLRDQFLLNPSAELQQVSMLHSSAVVFELLQSCYTGMLQFSAKEIVNYLTAASYLQMEHVVEKCRGALSQYMQPRSRSPITVKSEDPQSMLVIVSGSTHSLGSISSPSDTASLHPHSSGKELQAADAELSNISHKDDRDLTIRHVKGSDASGHFEGEDGPESDVFQVQINDEHQDPEKTSGAEEEDREAVVMLDDHGQLDAGIEEPNMEGRAKGNGIRGAGRMWRRRHGEQRGGRGRGFKHRKRYTFKDRKLMGNYQEAWRFPTPDEIMGNFGADFGADYLSNQHLTDGTVSIEYRPGEGHGEEIGSDGGPAHFGVEASSGEQGMGVGTHTNEHGAADESVAVVGSTSCVAGPVVCEQCGLAFSSTQDLAMHSLSTHRLYVCPCCGKHFSHSSNLNRHMIVHRGVSKLHCCPLCHKTFTQKSTLCDHMNLHSGERPHVCAYCHVSFAHKPALRRHLKEQHGRTTAQNYLEMQRNNESGAGDGV; encoded by the exons ATGGATGTGGTGAGTTTCCGTTTGCCTGCTCATGGAGACACCGCCCTGAGTAACATGAACTTCCTGCGGACACAGCAGCACTTCTGTGACGTCACCATCGTGGCGGGAGGCAGGCGCATGTTCAGGGGTCACAAGGTCGTGTTGGCTGCTTGCTCTGCGTTTCTCAGGGACCAGTTTCTCCTGAACCCCTCAGCAGAGCTACAG CAGGTGTCGATGTTGCACAGCTCAGCGGTGGTGTTTGAGCTCCTCCAGTCCTGTTACACAGGGATGCTGCAGTTCAGTGCCAAAGAGATCGTGAACTACCTGACTGCAGCCAGCTACCTGCAGATGGAGCATGTGGTGGAGAAATGCAGAGGAGCCCTGAGTCAGTACATGCAGCCCCGCAGTCGCAGCCCCATT ACTGTGAAATCAGAAGACCCTCAGTCTATGCTAGTGATTGTCAGTGGAAGTACCCATTCATTGGGATCCATTTCGTCCCCTTCGGATACGGCGTCACTGCATCCTCACAGTTCAGGAAAGGAGCTCCAGGCTGCTGATGCAGAACTCTCCAACATCTCTCACAAAGATGACAGAGATTTGACCATACGCCAT GTTAAAGGATCAGATGCATCTGGTCATTTCGAGGGAGAGGACGGGCCTGagagtgatgtctttcaggtgcaGATCAATGATGAACATCAAGACCCAGAGAAGACCTCTGGTGCTGAGGAGGAAGACAGAGAAGCTGTTGTTATGTTGGATGATCACGGTCAGCTGGACGCAGGTATAGAGGAGCCCAATATGGAAGGGCGAGCCAAAGGTAACGGCATCAGAGGAGCGGGTCGCATGTGGAGACGACGGCACGGAGAGCAAAGGGGAGGCAGAGGAAGAGGCTTCAAACACAGGAAGCGGTACACTTTCAAAGATCGCAAGCTCATGGGTAACTATCAGGAGGCTTGGCGGTTCCCAACCCCTGATGAGATAATGGGCAATTTTGGAGCAGACTTTGGGGCTGATTACCTGTCCAATCAGCATCTCACAGACGGTACCGTCAGCATTGAGTACAGGCCTGGAGAGGGACACGGAGAAGAGATTGGCTCTGATGGAGGTCCTGCACACTTTGGTGTGGAAGCTTCCAGCGGGGAACAGGGAATGGGAGTCGGGACACATACAAATGAACATGGAGCTGCTGACGAGTCTGTGGCAGTGGTGGGATCCACATCCTGCGTAGCTGGACCAGTGGTGTGTGAGCAGTGCGGATTAGCATTTTCCTCAACTCAGGATTTAGCCATGCATTCCCTGTCAACACACCGGCTGTACGTGTGTCCATGCTGCGGGAAGCACTTCAGCCACTCCAGTAACCTCAATCGCCACATGATCGTCCACCGTGGAGTATCCAAGCTCCACTGCTGCCCCCTGTGCCACAAGACCTTCACTCAAAAGTCAACACTGTGCGACCACATGAACCTGCACAGTGGAGAGCGCCCACATGTGTGCGCGTACTGCCACGTCAGCTTTGCCCACAAGCCTGCTCTACGCCGTCACCTGAAGGAGCAACACGGAAGAACCACGGCCCAAAATTATCTGGAAATGCAGCGAAACAATGAGAGTGGTGCTGGGGACGGTGTTTAG
- the nelfe gene encoding negative elongation factor E, translating to MAIFPSSLTEEEEALQKKYAKLKKKKKALMALKKQSSTSQTSQAALKRTLSDQPVVDTATATEQAKMLIKSGAISAIKSENKNSGFKRSRTLEGKLKDPEKGSAPAFLPFQRSVSADEEPPDSAKRAHRKSLYESFVPGDRSRDDEGGMSSRDPERDREREVDWERDRERDRDRDRDRDREREREKGREKERDRDREHERDRSRDRERDRERERDRERDGPYRRSDSYPERRGVRKGNTVYVYGTGLVEDSLRSAFALHGNIIDLSMDSPRNCAFVTFEKIESADQAVAELNGTNVGDVNIKVSIARKQPMLDAATGKSVWASLAVQNSAKGSYRDKRSQVVYTEDF from the exons ATGGCAATATTTCCCAGCTCACTGACAGAAGAGGAGGAAGCACTGCAGAAGAAATATGCTAAGCTAAAGAAAAAG AAAAAGGCCCTAATGGCTCTGAAGAAACAGAGCTCCACCAGTCAGACGAGTCAGGCAGCACTGAAGCGCA CTCTGTCAGATCAGCCGGTGGTGGACACAGCGACCGCAACGGAGCAGGCCAAAATGCTGATCAAGTCCGGAGCGATCAGCGCCATCAAATCAGAGAACAAGAACTCCGGCTTCAAGCGCTCCAGAACACTTGAGGGTAAACTGAAA GATCCTGAGAAAGGTTCTGCCCCAGCATTCCTGCCGTTTCAAAGGAGTGTTTCTGCAGATGAAGAGCCTCCTGAT TCTGCTAAACGAGCCCACAGGAAATCCTTGTATGAGAG TTTTGTTCCTGGAGATCGATCTCGTGATGATGAGGGAGGAATGTCGAGTCGAGATCCTGAGCGTGATCGGGAAAGAGAGGTGGACTGGGAGAGAGAtcgagaaagagacagagaccgggacagagacagagacagagagagggagcgtGAAAAAGGCAGGGAGAAAGAACGGGACCGGGACCGTGAACATGAACGGGACAGGAGCCGGGATAGAGAAAGGGACAGAGAACGAGAGCGAGACAGAGAGCGAGACGGACCCTACAGAC GGTCAGACTCGTATCCAGAGCGCAGAGGTGTGCGCAAAGGAAACACTGTGTATGTATACGGCACGGGTTTAGTGGAAGACAGCTTGCGCTCGGCCTTTGCACTGCATGGAAACATCATCGACCTCTCGATGGACTCGCCACGCAA TTGTGCCTTTGTCACCTTTGAGAAGATTGAATCAGCAGACCAGGCTGTGGCAGAG CTGAATGGCACTAACGTGGGTGACGTCAACATCAAAGTCAGCATTGCCAGGAAGCAGCCCATGCTTGATGCTGCCACGGGGAAATCTGTCTGGGCTTCTCTTg CTGTGCAGAACAGTGCCAAGGGCTCGTACAGAGACAAACGGAGCCAGGTCGTCTACACTGAAGATttctga
- the LOC132145575 gene encoding zinc finger and BTB domain-containing protein 12-like isoform X3: protein MDVVSFRLPAHGDTALSNMNFLRTQQHFCDVTIVAGGRRMFRGHKVVLAACSAFLRDQFLLNPSAELQQVSMLHSSAVVFELLQSCYTGMLQFSAKEIVNYLTAASYLQMEHVVEKCRGALSQYMQPRSRSPIVKGSDASGHFEGEDGPESDVFQVQINDEHQDPEKTSGAEEEDREAVVMLDDHGQLDAGIEEPNMEGRAKGNGIRGAGRMWRRRHGEQRGGRGRGFKHRKRYTFKDRKLMGNYQEAWRFPTPDEIMGNFGADFGADYLSNQHLTDGTVSIEYRPGEGHGEEIGSDGGPAHFGVEASSGEQGMGVGTHTNEHGAADESVAVVGSTSCVAGPVVCEQCGLAFSSTQDLAMHSLSTHRLYVCPCCGKHFSHSSNLNRHMIVHRGVSKLHCCPLCHKTFTQKSTLCDHMNLHSGERPHVCAYCHVSFAHKPALRRHLKEQHGRTTAQNYLEMQRNNESGAGDGV from the exons ATGGATGTGGTGAGTTTCCGTTTGCCTGCTCATGGAGACACCGCCCTGAGTAACATGAACTTCCTGCGGACACAGCAGCACTTCTGTGACGTCACCATCGTGGCGGGAGGCAGGCGCATGTTCAGGGGTCACAAGGTCGTGTTGGCTGCTTGCTCTGCGTTTCTCAGGGACCAGTTTCTCCTGAACCCCTCAGCAGAGCTACAG CAGGTGTCGATGTTGCACAGCTCAGCGGTGGTGTTTGAGCTCCTCCAGTCCTGTTACACAGGGATGCTGCAGTTCAGTGCCAAAGAGATCGTGAACTACCTGACTGCAGCCAGCTACCTGCAGATGGAGCATGTGGTGGAGAAATGCAGAGGAGCCCTGAGTCAGTACATGCAGCCCCGCAGTCGCAGCCCCATT GTTAAAGGATCAGATGCATCTGGTCATTTCGAGGGAGAGGACGGGCCTGagagtgatgtctttcaggtgcaGATCAATGATGAACATCAAGACCCAGAGAAGACCTCTGGTGCTGAGGAGGAAGACAGAGAAGCTGTTGTTATGTTGGATGATCACGGTCAGCTGGACGCAGGTATAGAGGAGCCCAATATGGAAGGGCGAGCCAAAGGTAACGGCATCAGAGGAGCGGGTCGCATGTGGAGACGACGGCACGGAGAGCAAAGGGGAGGCAGAGGAAGAGGCTTCAAACACAGGAAGCGGTACACTTTCAAAGATCGCAAGCTCATGGGTAACTATCAGGAGGCTTGGCGGTTCCCAACCCCTGATGAGATAATGGGCAATTTTGGAGCAGACTTTGGGGCTGATTACCTGTCCAATCAGCATCTCACAGACGGTACCGTCAGCATTGAGTACAGGCCTGGAGAGGGACACGGAGAAGAGATTGGCTCTGATGGAGGTCCTGCACACTTTGGTGTGGAAGCTTCCAGCGGGGAACAGGGAATGGGAGTCGGGACACATACAAATGAACATGGAGCTGCTGACGAGTCTGTGGCAGTGGTGGGATCCACATCCTGCGTAGCTGGACCAGTGGTGTGTGAGCAGTGCGGATTAGCATTTTCCTCAACTCAGGATTTAGCCATGCATTCCCTGTCAACACACCGGCTGTACGTGTGTCCATGCTGCGGGAAGCACTTCAGCCACTCCAGTAACCTCAATCGCCACATGATCGTCCACCGTGGAGTATCCAAGCTCCACTGCTGCCCCCTGTGCCACAAGACCTTCACTCAAAAGTCAACACTGTGCGACCACATGAACCTGCACAGTGGAGAGCGCCCACATGTGTGCGCGTACTGCCACGTCAGCTTTGCCCACAAGCCTGCTCTACGCCGTCACCTGAAGGAGCAACACGGAAGAACCACGGCCCAAAATTATCTGGAAATGCAGCGAAACAATGAGAGTGGTGCTGGGGACGGTGTTTAG
- the LOC132145575 gene encoding zinc finger and BTB domain-containing protein 17-like isoform X2 has protein sequence MDVVSFRLPAHGDTALSNMNFLRTQQHFCDVTIVAGGRRMFRGHKVVLAACSAFLRDQFLLNPSAELQVSMLHSSAVVFELLQSCYTGMLQFSAKEIVNYLTAASYLQMEHVVEKCRGALSQYMQPRSRSPITVKSEDPQSMLVIVSGSTHSLGSISSPSDTASLHPHSSGKELQAADAELSNISHKDDRDLTIRHVKGSDASGHFEGEDGPESDVFQVQINDEHQDPEKTSGAEEEDREAVVMLDDHGQLDAGIEEPNMEGRAKGNGIRGAGRMWRRRHGEQRGGRGRGFKHRKRYTFKDRKLMGNYQEAWRFPTPDEIMGNFGADFGADYLSNQHLTDGTVSIEYRPGEGHGEEIGSDGGPAHFGVEASSGEQGMGVGTHTNEHGAADESVAVVGSTSCVAGPVVCEQCGLAFSSTQDLAMHSLSTHRLYVCPCCGKHFSHSSNLNRHMIVHRGVSKLHCCPLCHKTFTQKSTLCDHMNLHSGERPHVCAYCHVSFAHKPALRRHLKEQHGRTTAQNYLEMQRNNESGAGDGV, from the exons ATGGATGTGGTGAGTTTCCGTTTGCCTGCTCATGGAGACACCGCCCTGAGTAACATGAACTTCCTGCGGACACAGCAGCACTTCTGTGACGTCACCATCGTGGCGGGAGGCAGGCGCATGTTCAGGGGTCACAAGGTCGTGTTGGCTGCTTGCTCTGCGTTTCTCAGGGACCAGTTTCTCCTGAACCCCTCAGCAGAGCTACAG GTGTCGATGTTGCACAGCTCAGCGGTGGTGTTTGAGCTCCTCCAGTCCTGTTACACAGGGATGCTGCAGTTCAGTGCCAAAGAGATCGTGAACTACCTGACTGCAGCCAGCTACCTGCAGATGGAGCATGTGGTGGAGAAATGCAGAGGAGCCCTGAGTCAGTACATGCAGCCCCGCAGTCGCAGCCCCATT ACTGTGAAATCAGAAGACCCTCAGTCTATGCTAGTGATTGTCAGTGGAAGTACCCATTCATTGGGATCCATTTCGTCCCCTTCGGATACGGCGTCACTGCATCCTCACAGTTCAGGAAAGGAGCTCCAGGCTGCTGATGCAGAACTCTCCAACATCTCTCACAAAGATGACAGAGATTTGACCATACGCCAT GTTAAAGGATCAGATGCATCTGGTCATTTCGAGGGAGAGGACGGGCCTGagagtgatgtctttcaggtgcaGATCAATGATGAACATCAAGACCCAGAGAAGACCTCTGGTGCTGAGGAGGAAGACAGAGAAGCTGTTGTTATGTTGGATGATCACGGTCAGCTGGACGCAGGTATAGAGGAGCCCAATATGGAAGGGCGAGCCAAAGGTAACGGCATCAGAGGAGCGGGTCGCATGTGGAGACGACGGCACGGAGAGCAAAGGGGAGGCAGAGGAAGAGGCTTCAAACACAGGAAGCGGTACACTTTCAAAGATCGCAAGCTCATGGGTAACTATCAGGAGGCTTGGCGGTTCCCAACCCCTGATGAGATAATGGGCAATTTTGGAGCAGACTTTGGGGCTGATTACCTGTCCAATCAGCATCTCACAGACGGTACCGTCAGCATTGAGTACAGGCCTGGAGAGGGACACGGAGAAGAGATTGGCTCTGATGGAGGTCCTGCACACTTTGGTGTGGAAGCTTCCAGCGGGGAACAGGGAATGGGAGTCGGGACACATACAAATGAACATGGAGCTGCTGACGAGTCTGTGGCAGTGGTGGGATCCACATCCTGCGTAGCTGGACCAGTGGTGTGTGAGCAGTGCGGATTAGCATTTTCCTCAACTCAGGATTTAGCCATGCATTCCCTGTCAACACACCGGCTGTACGTGTGTCCATGCTGCGGGAAGCACTTCAGCCACTCCAGTAACCTCAATCGCCACATGATCGTCCACCGTGGAGTATCCAAGCTCCACTGCTGCCCCCTGTGCCACAAGACCTTCACTCAAAAGTCAACACTGTGCGACCACATGAACCTGCACAGTGGAGAGCGCCCACATGTGTGCGCGTACTGCCACGTCAGCTTTGCCCACAAGCCTGCTCTACGCCGTCACCTGAAGGAGCAACACGGAAGAACCACGGCCCAAAATTATCTGGAAATGCAGCGAAACAATGAGAGTGGTGCTGGGGACGGTGTTTAG